In Paenibacillus guangzhouensis, a single window of DNA contains:
- a CDS encoding helix-turn-helix transcriptional regulator gives MLETKGRQGDDLSHLHRIHWFDQRIREGLYPNSGQLAEHFEISRRQAQRDIEYMASSLRAPLLYIARHRGYSYEDKTYVLPHLYMTEEEQQVLKYLAHRYRQYDYDNGEAVQRIAHVLERFTNTDEPTMHSRLPQFSVDPRILQHFEKLSLAMEASWRVDITTREEDGAAYVRVCPIQLTSRYNVDYVVIYCESEGRQRTLRIDQLLQVQVLGERFEPSIMQAGNPSGANPVPRLKPFVAHVVLSAPWQEDSWHGYRIVTRAGTAFDVEFHDVDAFLQHLLTTPWESLESPKWLKQKLLVRCRNVLDRLHS, from the coding sequence TTGTTGGAAACAAAAGGAAGGCAGGGAGATGATTTGAGTCATTTGCACCGCATTCACTGGTTCGATCAGCGGATTCGCGAAGGGTTGTATCCGAATAGCGGGCAGCTTGCGGAACATTTCGAGATATCCCGGCGGCAGGCGCAGCGGGATATTGAGTATATGGCTTCGTCGCTTCGCGCTCCGTTGCTCTATATCGCACGGCACCGTGGTTACAGCTATGAAGATAAGACTTACGTGCTGCCGCATCTCTATATGACGGAGGAAGAACAGCAGGTGCTTAAATATCTCGCCCATCGTTATCGGCAATATGATTATGACAATGGGGAGGCTGTTCAGCGGATCGCCCATGTGCTTGAACGATTTACGAATACGGATGAACCCACCATGCACAGCCGCTTGCCGCAGTTTTCGGTAGATCCACGTATTTTGCAGCATTTCGAGAAGTTGTCTCTGGCCATGGAAGCAAGCTGGAGGGTGGATATCACGACGAGGGAGGAAGATGGTGCCGCTTATGTTCGCGTATGCCCTATACAGTTGACTTCCCGGTATAACGTGGATTATGTCGTGATCTATTGCGAATCGGAGGGCAGGCAGCGGACGCTGCGGATCGACCAATTGCTCCAAGTACAGGTGCTAGGCGAGCGATTCGAGCCAAGCATCATGCAGGCTGGCAATCCCTCGGGGGCTAATCCGGTGCCGCGCTTGAAGCCCTTTGTCGCTCATGTCGTACTGTCAGCTCCCTGGCAAGAAGATTCTTGGCATGGTTATCGGATCGTCACGCGGGCGGGGACGGCATTCGATGTGGAATTTCATGACGTGGATGCTTTTCTGCAGCATCTACTGACTACGCCGTGGGAGTCGCTGGAATCGCCGAAATGGCTGAAGCAGAAGCTGCTCGTGCGCTGCCGAAATGTGCTGGATCGGTTGCATTCATGA
- a CDS encoding sugar phosphate isomerase/epimerase family protein: MTTIQPAAWRLGTYWSDRESHALADLKEAGFACIELNLDNYKLIAETLGPEQYDRYHQSVLEAKALGLDVWSVHLPFGDPWDISLTDEAVRAAIIEGHVKVMDWAQGWGASCVVIHPSFEPVTNEERAERLAAARDAICILSSKAAERGLRLAIEDLPRSCLGKNAEEIIALIADAPDAVVCCDTNHLLGERPEYFIRTVGARIQTLHVSDYDGIDEKHWIPGRGIVNWVEVLRALVDIGYDGPFMFEADYLDPKDVTASFQAMIAAYESAAT; the protein is encoded by the coding sequence ATGACAACGATACAACCTGCTGCATGGCGGCTTGGCACCTATTGGTCAGACAGGGAGTCCCATGCGTTAGCAGACTTGAAGGAAGCGGGATTCGCTTGCATTGAACTGAATTTGGATAATTATAAGCTGATTGCTGAAACGCTCGGACCTGAGCAATATGATCGCTATCATCAATCCGTCTTGGAGGCGAAGGCACTTGGGCTCGATGTCTGGTCGGTGCATCTTCCATTCGGTGACCCATGGGATATCTCGCTGACCGATGAAGCCGTGCGCGCAGCGATTATCGAAGGGCATGTCAAAGTAATGGACTGGGCGCAAGGCTGGGGCGCGAGCTGTGTTGTCATTCATCCCAGCTTCGAGCCAGTCACCAATGAAGAGCGTGCGGAACGTCTTGCAGCGGCTCGTGATGCCATATGTATCTTGAGCTCGAAGGCCGCAGAGCGTGGTCTGCGACTTGCAATTGAGGATCTTCCGCGTTCCTGCTTAGGGAAGAATGCAGAAGAAATTATAGCGCTGATCGCAGATGCGCCGGACGCCGTCGTCTGTTGCGATACGAATCATTTGCTCGGTGAACGCCCGGAGTACTTCATTCGTACCGTCGGTGCTCGCATTCAGACGCTTCATGTTTCTGATTATGATGGGATCGATGAGAAACACTGGATTCCTGGGCGAGGGATTGTGAATTGGGTGGAGGTTCTGCGAGCGCTCGTGGATATCGGTTATGACGGTCCTTTTATGTTCGAAGCGGATTATCTAGATCCGAAGGATGTGACGGCAAGCTTCCAGGCGATGATCGCGGCGTATGAATCCGCTGCGACATAA